In a single window of the Methanofollis ethanolicus genome:
- a CDS encoding ATP-grasp domain-containing protein, which translates to MRAFLAEYTVFHDPALAAEGKAMMAVLSGSFSRCGYEVVTPHGGDLMAEIEDLAPDCDVGLVIAPDSLLAPLTKRVEDCTENLGCNSLNVALCANKKRSLKVLAAHGIPVPEERIDGLKVVKPVYSCDTANTRLTEDAPGEGEMGQEYIEGVPVSVSLVVNRYVGEACLFYTGRPPLVLSLNRQHIPLKDGVFTYLGGETPIDHPMKEEIIETAVKAATVLGCQGYAGVDLVVADRPYVLEVNPRPTTSLVGIAACMKEEIAQVLVDASRGMAPETVSLDGRVRFDREGRVERL; encoded by the coding sequence ATGAGGGCATTTCTTGCAGAATATACGGTCTTCCACGACCCGGCCCTGGCGGCCGAGGGGAAGGCCATGATGGCGGTGCTCAGCGGGAGTTTCTCGCGGTGCGGGTACGAGGTGGTCACTCCTCACGGCGGCGACCTGATGGCCGAGATCGAGGACCTCGCCCCTGACTGCGACGTCGGCCTTGTGATCGCCCCCGATTCTCTCCTTGCTCCCCTCACGAAGAGGGTCGAGGACTGCACCGAGAACCTCGGGTGCAACTCGTTGAACGTCGCCCTGTGCGCGAATAAAAAGCGTTCCCTGAAGGTCCTCGCCGCCCACGGCATCCCTGTCCCGGAGGAGCGGATTGACGGCCTGAAGGTGGTCAAGCCGGTGTACTCCTGCGACACCGCGAATACCCGTCTCACCGAGGACGCCCCGGGCGAGGGCGAGATGGGTCAGGAGTACATCGAGGGTGTTCCTGTCTCCGTCAGCCTGGTCGTCAACCGCTATGTCGGCGAGGCCTGCCTCTTCTATACCGGACGACCACCCCTCGTCCTCTCCCTCAACAGGCAGCATATCCCCCTGAAAGATGGTGTCTTTACCTACCTGGGCGGGGAGACTCCCATCGACCACCCGATGAAGGAGGAGATTATCGAAACAGCGGTGAAGGCGGCGACTGTCCTCGGCTGCCAGGGCTATGCCGGCGTCGACCTCGTCGTCGCGGACAGGCCCTATGTCCTGGAGGTCAACCCCAGGCCGACGACAAGTCTCGTCGGCATCGCCGCCTGCATGAAGGAAGAGATCGCGCAGGTGCTTGTCGACGCCTCCCGCGGCATGGCGCCGGAGACGGTCAGCCTCGACGGCCGCGTCCGTTTCGACCGCGAAGGGAGGGTGGAGAGGCTATGA
- a CDS encoding ArsR family transcriptional regulator: MRAEEVLYFTQREEEFATLLIDIGIKRNVSKVLVYLANTDEATSREIERGTDLRQPEVSIAMRYLKEKKWINSRESKAESKGRPVKIYTLAKPINEIIDVIEKTKKKEVDTQLALIEKARGLISS; the protein is encoded by the coding sequence ATGAGAGCAGAAGAAGTCCTGTACTTTACGCAGAGAGAAGAAGAGTTCGCCACCCTCCTCATCGATATCGGGATCAAGCGCAATGTCTCCAAGGTTCTGGTGTACCTCGCCAACACCGATGAGGCCACGTCCCGTGAGATCGAGCGCGGCACCGACCTCCGCCAACCCGAGGTCAGCATCGCCATGCGCTATCTCAAGGAGAAGAAGTGGATCAACTCCCGCGAAAGCAAGGCGGAGAGCAAAGGGCGGCCTGTCAAGATCTACACTCTTGCAAAGCCTATCAACGAGATCATCGACGTCATCGAGAAGACCAAGAAAAAAGAAGTTGATACCCAGCTTGCCTTAATCGAAAAGGCAAGAGGGCTTATCTCCTCGTAA
- a CDS encoding Coenzyme F420 hydrogenase/dehydrogenase, beta subunit C-terminal domain, whose amino-acid sequence MSAKGDMYYAWSTDADLLAKGECGGAVSSLLKFALESKMVDAVLAVKKGADIYDAVPALITNPEEIAETAGSLHCGTLLLSKLFKKYLNGAKDMKIAVTLKGCDVMGMYELAKRQQINLDNVVMIGLNCGGSVSPVAARKMIAEKFGVDPDTVIKEEIDKGQFIIETAEGHKGIKMDELEEEGYGRRANCRRCKMKVPRQADLACGNWGVIGDKAGKATFVEVCSEKGAQFLDAATKAGKLATEAPNPKGIEIRGKVENAMLKLGDSWRAKDFASLGEGSDRLKKIVTETSRCIKCYQCIENCPICYCVECSTKKPYLVKPGEVPPNFMFHLIRFAHISDSCINCGQCQELCAMDIPNALFMHALQVDLQEMFGFVPGVDMTLPVLALVEENEERARLTGTGSDQIFNIFQKE is encoded by the coding sequence ATGTCAGCAAAAGGCGATATGTATTACGCATGGTCGACCGATGCGGACCTCCTTGCAAAGGGCGAGTGCGGCGGTGCCGTCTCCTCGCTCCTCAAGTTCGCTCTTGAGAGCAAGATGGTCGACGCGGTCCTTGCCGTGAAGAAGGGTGCGGATATCTACGATGCAGTCCCGGCCCTCATCACCAACCCCGAAGAGATCGCAGAGACCGCCGGCTCCCTCCACTGCGGGACGCTCCTCCTCTCCAAGCTCTTCAAGAAGTACCTCAACGGCGCCAAGGACATGAAGATCGCGGTCACCCTCAAGGGTTGTGACGTGATGGGCATGTACGAGCTTGCCAAGAGGCAGCAGATCAACCTCGACAATGTCGTCATGATCGGTCTGAACTGCGGCGGGTCTGTGAGCCCGGTTGCCGCTCGGAAGATGATCGCCGAGAAGTTCGGCGTCGACCCCGACACCGTCATCAAGGAAGAGATCGACAAGGGCCAGTTCATCATCGAGACTGCCGAAGGCCACAAGGGCATCAAGATGGACGAGCTCGAGGAAGAGGGCTATGGCCGGCGTGCCAACTGCCGCCGGTGCAAGATGAAGGTCCCCCGCCAGGCAGACCTTGCCTGCGGCAACTGGGGCGTCATCGGCGACAAGGCCGGGAAGGCGACCTTCGTTGAAGTTTGCTCCGAGAAGGGCGCACAGTTCCTCGACGCTGCTACGAAGGCAGGCAAGCTTGCCACCGAGGCACCGAACCCGAAGGGTATCGAGATCCGCGGCAAGGTCGAGAACGCCATGCTCAAGCTCGGCGACTCCTGGCGTGCGAAGGACTTCGCAAGCCTCGGCGAGGGCAGCGACCGCCTGAAGAAGATCGTGACGGAAACCTCCCGGTGCATCAAGTGCTACCAGTGCATCGAGAACTGCCCGATCTGCTACTGTGTCGAGTGCTCCACCAAGAAGCCGTATCTTGTCAAGCCCGGCGAGGTGCCGCCGAACTTCATGTTCCACCTGATCCGGTTCGCCCACATCTCCGACTCCTGCATCAACTGCGGGCAGTGCCAGGAACTCTGCGCGATGGACATTCCGAACGCGCTCTTCATGCACGCCCTCCAGGTCGACCTCCAGGAGATGTTTGGCTTTGTGCCGGGCGTCGACATGACCCTCCCGGTGCTTGCACTGGTCGAGGAGAACGAAGAGCGGGCCCGCCTTACCGGTACAGGCAGCGACCAGATCTTCAACATCTTCCAGAAGGAGTAA
- a CDS encoding class I SAM-dependent methyltransferase, producing the protein MKGEEHFHDRADAYEDLIIGIVPDAQSFFGAVVSSVPGEEVSVLELGSGTGYVTEMVLRANPAAAVTCIDMDPAMLAVARRKEALGAVSFLEGDFRDVWPEGQFDIVLTSLCLHHLPDRDRAAVVRRIRETLRPGGVFVNGDVFRGVTPEEEDADCRLWRQAMAENGLPIGEIELMLAKRKRNATCLDTLPGYLQKMKDAGFRQITHPYRHSIYAVVVGVR; encoded by the coding sequence ATGAAGGGCGAAGAGCACTTCCACGACCGCGCCGACGCCTACGAGGACCTGATCATTGGAATTGTCCCTGATGCACAAAGTTTCTTTGGAGCGGTCGTCTCATCTGTTCCCGGAGAAGAGGTCTCGGTCCTCGAACTCGGGAGCGGCACCGGTTATGTGACAGAGATGGTGCTCCGCGCCAACCCGGCGGCGGCAGTCACCTGCATCGACATGGACCCGGCCATGCTCGCCGTGGCGCGGAGAAAAGAGGCCCTCGGAGCGGTCTCGTTTCTCGAAGGCGACTTCAGAGACGTCTGGCCTGAGGGGCAGTTCGATATCGTCCTCACCTCCCTCTGCCTCCACCATCTCCCTGACCGGGATCGTGCCGCCGTCGTCAGGCGCATCCGCGAGACCCTGAGGCCGGGCGGGGTCTTTGTCAACGGCGACGTCTTCCGGGGGGTGACGCCGGAAGAGGAGGATGCAGACTGCCGTCTCTGGCGGCAGGCGATGGCGGAAAACGGCCTTCCCATCGGAGAAATAGAATTGATGCTCGCAAAAAGGAAGAGGAACGCCACCTGCCTGGACACCCTCCCCGGTTACCTGCAGAAGATGAAGGACGCCGGCTTCAGGCAGATCACGCACCCCTACCGCCACAGCATCTATGCCGTCGTTGTCGGCGTCCGGTGA
- the fdhF gene encoding formate dehydrogenase subunit alpha has protein sequence MENMKYVRTTCPYCGTGCSFNLVVKDGKVCGVQPYHRSPVNEGKVCPKGTYAWEFVNREDRLTTPLIKKDGKFVEATWDEAYDLIAKKLKSYKPDEIACLSSARTSNEDNYALMKFARGALKTRHIDHCARLCHASTVAGLAASFGSGAMTNSILDIAESKCVFVIGSNTFEQHPLIGRKIVQAKMNGAKVIYADPRLTATGKQADLYMQFRSGSDVAILNCLMGEIIRNGWEDKEWVQNRAKGYEELKAVVLKDDYLPENVEKISGIPAEQLKTAAEWIGTAESSALLYSMGITQHTVGVDNVKSTANLQMLTGNIGKRGGGVNALRGQNNVQGACDMGALPVVFTAYQKVIDPAVHKKFADAWGFPDGICEPKNGYEVTVMMDVLTDKPGELKAMYIMGENPMLSDPDLTHVEHALKSLEFMVVQDIFLTETAQLADVVLPATCYAEKTGTQTSTERRVQMWHKAQEAPGQAKLDWQILAEVAAKMGYAEQFAWKTSEDVFNEMRSLTPSYAGMTYARLERPEALHWPCPTETHPGTPILHIGKCSHPDGMGVMHPIEWKPPAEVPDAEYPLILTTGRCIWHWHTGSMTRRSAHLDAEVPTGWIELNPEDAKALGIADGEMVKATSRRGTVNVPAKVTKDIMKGVTFMPFHFAECAANVLTNNALDPIAKIPEFKACAVKVEKIQEA, from the coding sequence ATGGAGAACATGAAGTATGTCCGTACGACATGCCCGTACTGCGGTACAGGGTGTTCCTTCAACCTCGTTGTCAAGGACGGAAAGGTTTGCGGCGTCCAGCCGTACCACCGCTCCCCGGTCAACGAGGGAAAGGTCTGCCCCAAGGGCACCTATGCATGGGAGTTTGTGAACCGTGAGGACCGCCTCACCACGCCCCTGATCAAGAAGGACGGAAAGTTCGTCGAGGCGACCTGGGACGAGGCCTACGACCTCATCGCCAAGAAGCTCAAGTCTTACAAGCCCGACGAAATTGCCTGCCTCTCATCGGCCCGTACCTCCAACGAGGACAACTATGCATTGATGAAGTTCGCCCGCGGCGCCCTCAAGACCCGCCACATCGACCACTGCGCCCGTCTCTGCCACGCTTCGACCGTCGCAGGGCTTGCCGCCTCCTTTGGCTCCGGTGCAATGACCAACTCGATTCTCGACATTGCAGAATCAAAGTGCGTCTTTGTCATCGGGTCCAACACCTTTGAACAGCACCCGCTCATCGGCCGCAAGATTGTTCAGGCGAAGATGAACGGCGCGAAGGTCATCTACGCCGACCCGCGTCTCACCGCCACCGGCAAGCAGGCTGACCTGTACATGCAGTTCCGGTCAGGCTCGGATGTCGCCATCCTGAACTGTCTCATGGGTGAGATCATCCGCAATGGCTGGGAAGACAAGGAATGGGTACAGAACCGTGCAAAGGGCTATGAAGAGCTGAAAGCAGTCGTTCTGAAGGACGACTACCTGCCCGAGAACGTCGAGAAGATCTCCGGCATCCCGGCAGAGCAGCTCAAGACCGCTGCAGAATGGATTGGGACCGCCGAATCGTCTGCCCTTCTCTACTCGATGGGTATCACCCAGCACACGGTCGGTGTCGACAACGTCAAGTCCACAGCAAACCTCCAGATGCTCACCGGTAACATCGGGAAGCGCGGAGGCGGTGTGAACGCACTCCGTGGCCAGAACAATGTGCAGGGCGCCTGCGACATGGGTGCGCTGCCTGTCGTCTTCACCGCCTACCAGAAGGTCATCGACCCGGCCGTCCACAAGAAGTTCGCCGACGCATGGGGCTTCCCCGACGGCATCTGCGAGCCGAAGAACGGCTACGAGGTCACCGTCATGATGGACGTCCTCACAGACAAGCCCGGTGAACTCAAGGCGATGTACATCATGGGCGAGAACCCGATGCTCTCCGACCCCGATCTCACCCACGTCGAGCACGCCCTCAAGAGCCTGGAGTTCATGGTCGTGCAGGATATCTTCCTGACCGAGACCGCCCAGCTCGCCGATGTCGTGCTCCCGGCCACCTGCTATGCAGAGAAGACCGGCACCCAGACCTCCACCGAACGCCGTGTCCAGATGTGGCACAAGGCCCAGGAGGCACCCGGCCAGGCCAAGCTCGACTGGCAGATCCTCGCCGAGGTCGCTGCAAAGATGGGCTACGCCGAGCAGTTCGCCTGGAAGACGTCAGAGGATGTCTTCAACGAGATGCGCTCACTCACCCCGTCCTATGCAGGGATGACCTACGCACGGCTCGAGCGGCCCGAAGCACTTCACTGGCCCTGCCCCACCGAGACGCACCCCGGTACCCCGATCCTCCATATCGGCAAGTGCTCCCACCCCGATGGCATGGGTGTCATGCACCCCATCGAGTGGAAACCGCCAGCAGAGGTTCCGGACGCGGAGTACCCGCTTATCCTCACCACCGGCAGGTGCATCTGGCACTGGCACACCGGCTCCATGACCCGCCGCTCCGCGCACCTCGACGCCGAGGTTCCGACCGGCTGGATCGAGCTCAACCCCGAGGATGCCAAGGCCCTCGGTATCGCCGATGGCGAGATGGTCAAGGCGACCTCGCGCCGCGGCACCGTCAATGTCCCCGCGAAGGTCACGAAGGACATCATGAAGGGCGTCACCTTCATGCCGTTCCACTTCGCCGAGTGCGCAGCAAACGTCCTCACCAACAATGCCCTCGACCCGATCGCCAAGATTCCGGAGTTCAAGGCATGTGCTGTGAAGGTTGAGAAGATTCAGGAGGCCTGA
- the surE gene encoding 5'/3'-nucleotidase SurE, with protein sequence MRPKILLTNDDGVYSNGIWAAYRALAPIADVTVVAPATQQSAVGRSISIFEPIRATEITVDGVRAYAVGGKPTDAVIIGLFALKLQPDLVVSGINIGENLSYESIMTSGTVGAAMEASNQGVPSIAFSLQVWDQGDKFDDPRHVGNSFDDSEKVVRDVCEKILTRGFPEGTDVVNVNIPSSVRGGYEVTHLARKLFHTGVERRLDPRGRPYFWINGPLVEDAEEGTDVHAIRKGNVSITPITLDCTAAEGEDSVRDLFG encoded by the coding sequence ATGCGACCGAAAATCCTCCTCACCAATGATGACGGCGTCTACTCCAACGGCATATGGGCGGCATACAGGGCGCTCGCCCCGATCGCCGATGTGACGGTCGTCGCCCCGGCAACCCAGCAGAGCGCGGTCGGACGTTCCATCTCGATCTTCGAGCCGATCCGGGCGACAGAGATCACGGTGGACGGCGTCCGCGCCTATGCGGTCGGCGGCAAACCGACTGACGCCGTGATCATCGGTCTCTTTGCCCTGAAACTCCAGCCTGATCTCGTGGTCAGCGGTATCAATATCGGGGAGAACCTCTCGTACGAGTCAATCATGACCTCGGGAACAGTGGGGGCGGCGATGGAAGCGTCGAACCAGGGTGTACCCTCGATTGCCTTCTCTCTCCAGGTCTGGGACCAGGGGGACAAGTTCGACGACCCCCGCCATGTCGGGAACAGTTTCGACGACTCTGAAAAGGTTGTCAGGGACGTCTGTGAGAAGATCCTTACCCGCGGTTTCCCTGAGGGGACAGACGTCGTCAACGTGAACATTCCTTCCAGCGTCAGGGGGGGGTATGAGGTGACGCACCTTGCGCGCAAACTCTTCCACACCGGAGTGGAACGGCGCCTTGACCCGAGGGGCAGGCCGTACTTCTGGATCAACGGGCCCCTTGTGGAGGACGCGGAGGAAGGGACAGACGTCCACGCGATCAGGAAGGGAAATGTTTCCATCACGCCGATCACCCTTGACTGCACGGCGGCAGAGGGCGAAGACAGCGTCCGCGATCTCTTTGGATAG
- a CDS encoding flavin reductase family protein, with protein MELQPHRREGVLPLPVVLISTISPGGVLNAAPWGNITPILRPLDEIVLASWVKRDTLDNIRATGEFVVNVPTADMSREVMVCARNYPPEIDEFAEAGLTPHPSKAVRPPGIEGCIAWMECRLVEEICREKYVLVIGKVEHLEGNDRYFTPDGEMDPAARPLCMICGNKGMQFAYPEPTGHVASYAEMFLKKERK; from the coding sequence ATGGAACTGCAGCCACACAGACGGGAGGGCGTCCTCCCGCTGCCAGTCGTCCTCATCTCGACCATCTCCCCCGGGGGCGTCCTCAATGCCGCCCCCTGGGGAAACATCACCCCGATCTTGCGGCCTCTCGACGAGATCGTCCTTGCTTCCTGGGTGAAGCGGGACACCCTCGACAATATCAGGGCAACAGGGGAGTTCGTCGTCAATGTCCCGACCGCCGACATGAGCCGCGAGGTCATGGTCTGCGCCCGGAACTATCCTCCTGAGATCGACGAGTTTGCGGAAGCGGGTCTCACGCCCCACCCCTCGAAGGCCGTGCGCCCGCCCGGCATCGAGGGGTGCATCGCATGGATGGAGTGCCGCCTCGTCGAGGAGATCTGCAGGGAAAAATATGTGCTCGTCATCGGGAAGGTCGAGCACCTCGAAGGTAACGACCGGTACTTCACCCCTGACGGAGAGATGGACCCTGCCGCCCGGCCCCTCTGCATGATCTGCGGGAACAAGGGGATGCAGTTCGCCTATCCGGAACCGACCGGGCACGTTGCCTCCTATGCCGAAATGTTTCTCAAAAAGGAGAGAAAATGA
- a CDS encoding SemiSWEET family sugar transporter, translating into MDATMLIGFCAGLCTAVSFFPQVARTLRTRSARDFSALMLFLLFTGLILWFVYGALRDDAAIAVTNGVTAAMVAVIGVVKMRSG; encoded by the coding sequence ATGGACGCGACCATGCTCATTGGCTTTTGCGCCGGTCTCTGTACCGCCGTCTCCTTCTTCCCCCAGGTGGCACGGACACTGCGCACGCGCTCGGCCCGCGACTTCTCGGCCCTGATGCTCTTCCTCCTCTTCACCGGTCTCATACTCTGGTTTGTGTATGGTGCCCTGCGGGACGACGCGGCGATCGCCGTCACCAACGGCGTGACCGCTGCCATGGTCGCCGTGATCGGGGTGGTGAAGATGCGGTCGGGGTGA
- a CDS encoding hydantoinase/oxoprolinase family protein, with product MIGIDVGGANLKVVNGDGAHIHYCPLWTEAPLAEMLRDYAASGENAAVVMSGELADSFEDKAGGIRFIVNAVKETFPDAIFYGTDGEFHDGAVPELAAANWLASADYLRGRYPGAVLLDVGSTTADIIPLGRFDDLRGLTDLLRLQQGYLVYTGMLRTNVATLLHAVEVNGVFTPVSTEYFACSGDAHLVLGQISPEMYTSATPDGGPVTVQAAMRRLARVVCTDPGEIGDEAIYGIARQFWTAQSGMILRAVSECAATRGNGTVLCAGIGSALFTKIFGGTDLNRELGGMADALPAYAVREVASRDGSP from the coding sequence ATGATCGGGATCGACGTCGGCGGCGCGAACCTGAAGGTCGTCAATGGGGACGGCGCCCATATCCACTACTGCCCCCTCTGGACAGAGGCGCCCCTCGCGGAGATGCTCAGGGACTATGCCGCATCAGGAGAGAACGCGGCTGTCGTCATGAGCGGCGAACTTGCCGACAGCTTCGAGGACAAGGCCGGGGGGATCAGGTTCATCGTCAATGCAGTGAAGGAGACCTTCCCTGACGCCATCTTTTACGGGACAGACGGGGAGTTCCACGATGGCGCCGTCCCCGAACTTGCCGCCGCAAACTGGCTCGCTTCTGCCGATTACCTGCGGGGTCGGTATCCGGGCGCCGTCCTCCTGGACGTGGGGAGCACCACCGCGGACATCATTCCCCTCGGCCGTTTCGACGACCTCCGCGGCCTCACCGACCTCCTCCGCCTCCAGCAGGGCTACCTCGTCTATACGGGGATGCTCAGGACGAATGTGGCGACACTCCTCCATGCCGTCGAGGTCAACGGCGTTTTCACTCCTGTCTCGACAGAATACTTCGCGTGCAGCGGCGACGCTCATCTCGTCCTCGGCCAGATCTCCCCTGAGATGTACACCTCGGCGACGCCTGACGGCGGGCCGGTGACAGTCCAGGCCGCGATGAGACGGTTGGCGCGGGTCGTCTGCACCGATCCTGGAGAGATCGGGGACGAGGCGATATATGGCATCGCCAGGCAGTTCTGGACGGCGCAGTCAGGGATGATCCTCAGGGCCGTTTCCGAATGTGCGGCGACCCGGGGCAATGGCACCGTCCTCTGCGCAGGGATCGGGTCGGCCCTCTTCACGAAGATCTTTGGCGGGACCGACCTCAACAGGGAACTTGGCGGGATGGCCGACGCCCTTCCTGCCTATGCGGTCCGGGAGGTGGCGTCACGCGACGGCTCACCCTGA
- the rpiA gene encoding ribose-5-phosphate isomerase RpiA has product MTKQDNLEVKRFAGVAAAGRVEDGMVVGLGTGSTANYAIQRIGERIRDEGISVVGVPTSYQSAFRARAAGIRVADLTDCPEIDLTIDGADQVDAAFNLIKGGGAAHTREKCVADASKRILIVVDGSKLAENLSVPVPVEVVPYASALVAQHVRALGGVPVLREGVKKDGPVITDNGNFVIDCAFGIIGDPAGLGTRLNTVPGVLTCGLFTEYQEKISVLIGEAGGCRILTRR; this is encoded by the coding sequence ATGACAAAACAGGACAACCTTGAAGTGAAACGGTTCGCCGGCGTCGCCGCGGCCGGGCGAGTCGAGGACGGCATGGTGGTCGGCCTCGGCACCGGGTCGACGGCAAACTATGCGATCCAGAGGATAGGAGAACGGATCAGGGACGAAGGGATCTCCGTCGTCGGCGTGCCGACCTCGTATCAGTCGGCGTTCAGGGCACGGGCCGCCGGCATCAGGGTGGCAGACCTCACCGACTGCCCCGAGATCGACCTCACCATCGACGGTGCCGACCAGGTGGACGCCGCCTTCAACCTGATCAAGGGTGGCGGCGCAGCGCACACACGGGAGAAGTGCGTCGCCGACGCCTCTAAGCGTATTCTTATCGTCGTCGACGGGTCAAAACTCGCAGAAAACCTCTCCGTGCCGGTGCCGGTGGAGGTCGTTCCGTACGCGTCGGCCCTTGTCGCGCAGCATGTCAGGGCCCTGGGCGGCGTCCCTGTCCTGAGGGAGGGAGTGAAAAAAGACGGCCCGGTCATCACGGACAACGGAAACTTTGTCATCGACTGTGCATTTGGAATAATCGGGGATCCGGCAGGGCTTGGTACCCGCCTGAACACGGTCCCCGGCGTCCTGACCTGCGGGTTGTTCACCGAATACCAGGAAAAGATATCGGTCCTGATCGGTGAAGCAGGGGGATGCAGGATCCTTACGAGGAGATAA
- a CDS encoding TATA-box-binding protein, giving the protein MHGTPEESLKIENIVASAKVTDSLDLPVISSRIPGADYNKKRFPGVVIRMQDPKIAALVFGSGKVVLTGAKSVDSLTRGLEILGGKLRDLGIAIDEHLTYTIQNIVTSADLGKPINLNKIAIGFNLDRIEYEPEQFPGLVYRLEDPKVVVLLFGSGKLIITGGKQPEDARLAVQKIIADLSNLGLL; this is encoded by the coding sequence ATGCACGGTACCCCAGAGGAATCCCTGAAAATAGAAAATATCGTTGCCTCTGCCAAAGTAACCGATTCCCTTGACCTCCCTGTCATTTCATCCCGGATACCGGGGGCAGACTACAACAAGAAACGTTTCCCTGGTGTGGTCATCAGGATGCAGGACCCGAAGATCGCGGCTCTGGTCTTTGGATCCGGCAAGGTTGTCCTGACCGGTGCAAAGAGCGTGGACAGCCTCACCCGGGGCCTTGAGATCCTCGGCGGCAAACTCCGTGACCTCGGGATTGCGATCGACGAGCACCTCACCTACACCATCCAGAACATCGTCACCTCTGCCGACCTTGGAAAGCCCATCAACCTGAACAAGATCGCTATCGGCTTCAACCTCGACCGCATCGAATACGAGCCCGAGCAGTTTCCCGGCCTTGTCTACCGTCTGGAAGATCCAAAGGTTGTCGTTCTCCTCTTCGGATCCGGTAAACTGATCATTACCGGTGGCAAGCAGCCAGAGGATGCACGGCTCGCGGTGCAGAAAATTATCGCCGATCTCTCGAACCTCGGTCTCCTCTAA